Proteins from one Leptonema illini DSM 21528 genomic window:
- a CDS encoding flagellar filament outer layer protein FlaA, with the protein MKFKVSIPTLVAAVAGVSSMFLVDGVRAGVETAIGNDVTASEMRAITVESWDRDYSNGGYGWELLTDKDTRTQGAYQPAASNLQAEREVKLIKGTPADIRENLGFDGARILGVKFAFTFSGYNVVTIRPPAVDQYIVERPRPYLNELALAENYKARSCYQNPALSSAVTTQRAQMVDCVVGVNLPGVVSKISVWVLGRGNEYDLEGWVEDWKGNTHIYKFGSIDFIGWRPMTIDIPKNVPQDVSSYPQVKTLVFRQFKLRSNPQTSLETVYIFFDELRILTNIFEVNFDGNQVDFDRADCEQKNRLIKLIQSSARRPDLYQPKDCSTAPGPAAPIANQPGQ; encoded by the coding sequence ATGAAATTCAAGGTATCAATCCCCACTCTGGTCGCCGCCGTGGCAGGCGTATCCAGCATGTTCTTAGTCGACGGGGTTCGGGCCGGCGTAGAAACGGCCATCGGAAACGACGTCACCGCATCAGAGATGCGCGCCATCACAGTAGAAAGCTGGGATCGAGATTACTCGAACGGCGGCTACGGATGGGAGTTGCTCACTGATAAGGACACCCGCACACAGGGTGCGTATCAGCCGGCGGCCTCAAACCTCCAGGCAGAGCGTGAGGTGAAGCTGATCAAAGGTACTCCGGCCGACATCCGTGAGAACCTCGGCTTCGACGGAGCCCGCATCCTCGGAGTGAAGTTCGCCTTCACCTTCTCGGGATACAACGTTGTGACGATCCGTCCGCCCGCAGTAGATCAGTATATCGTCGAGCGTCCTCGTCCTTATCTGAACGAGCTTGCTCTGGCCGAAAACTACAAGGCCCGATCCTGCTATCAGAATCCCGCTCTTTCAAGCGCCGTAACGACGCAGCGTGCACAGATGGTCGACTGCGTGGTCGGGGTTAACCTCCCGGGCGTCGTATCAAAGATCTCGGTCTGGGTTCTCGGACGCGGCAACGAATACGATCTTGAGGGATGGGTGGAAGACTGGAAAGGCAACACGCATATCTATAAGTTCGGTTCCATCGATTTCATCGGATGGCGTCCTATGACGATCGATATTCCTAAGAATGTTCCGCAAGATGTGAGCTCGTATCCGCAGGTTAAGACTCTGGTCTTCCGTCAGTTCAAGCTGCGCTCTAACCCGCAGACTTCACTGGAAACGGTGTATATCTTCTTTGACGAGCTGCGCATCCTGACCAACATCTTCGAAGTGAACTTCGACGGGAATCAGGTGGATTTCGATCGCGCCGATTGCGAGCAGAAGAACCGTCTGATCAAGCTGATTCAATCGAGCGCACGTCGCCCCGATCTCTATCAGCCTAAAGATTGTTCGACGGCTCCAGGACCGGCAGCTCCGATTGCCAACCAGCCCGGACAATAG
- a CDS encoding DJ-1 family glyoxalase III translates to MKHVLVPLAEGFEEMEGIIVVDVLRRAGFDVVTASLNDGPVKAARQTVHIADMTLDQAIQKGLSFDLIVLPGGGKGAENLAADARIASLLKEMKKEQKWIAAICAAPNVLLKHGILGDQDRFTLFPGTMPGRHPGYAPDERVVVSGRVVTSKGPGTAFEFALSLVELLGGAPLRDKVAGPLFVK, encoded by the coding sequence ATGAAACACGTTCTTGTCCCTCTGGCCGAAGGCTTTGAAGAAATGGAAGGCATCATCGTCGTCGACGTTCTGCGTCGGGCAGGCTTTGACGTCGTCACTGCCTCGCTGAATGACGGACCCGTGAAAGCCGCCCGACAGACTGTGCACATCGCCGATATGACGCTCGATCAGGCGATACAAAAAGGACTTTCTTTTGATCTGATCGTGCTGCCCGGTGGTGGTAAAGGCGCCGAAAATCTCGCCGCAGATGCTCGCATCGCCTCCCTCTTAAAAGAGATGAAGAAAGAGCAGAAATGGATCGCTGCAATCTGCGCTGCGCCTAACGTTCTCTTAAAGCATGGAATACTCGGCGATCAGGATCGCTTTACGCTGTTTCCGGGGACGATGCCCGGCCGGCATCCTGGTTATGCTCCTGATGAGCGCGTCGTCGTCTCGGGCAGAGTCGTCACCAGCAAAGGTCCGGGTACGGCATTTGAATTCGCTCTCTCGCTTGTCGAACTACTGGGCGGGGCGCCGCTTCGAGATAAGGTGGCAGGGCCGCTCTTTGTGAAATGA
- a CDS encoding type II toxin-antitoxin system VapC family toxin codes for MSWVVDSSFVCSLFLPDEKSTGVEAIFSDALDSSLKAPILLKYEVANAVRSAVRRGRITSAVAMEIIPLFLDLPIEYDPLDNTSRASRILELALDHDLSVYDATYLELALHTNSGLLALDRKLQEICRQKDVPVIDE; via the coding sequence GTGAGCTGGGTAGTAGATTCCTCGTTCGTTTGCTCCCTCTTCCTGCCCGATGAAAAATCGACCGGTGTCGAAGCCATCTTTTCTGATGCCCTCGATTCATCACTTAAGGCACCGATTCTGTTAAAGTATGAAGTGGCCAACGCCGTACGAAGTGCCGTAAGGAGAGGCCGAATAACATCGGCCGTTGCAATGGAGATCATTCCATTGTTTCTCGATCTACCAATTGAATATGATCCACTGGACAACACCTCCCGGGCTTCCCGTATATTAGAGCTCGCCCTTGATCACGACCTAAGCGTTTATGACGCCACATATCTCGAACTTGCGCTTCATACGAATTCAGGCCTACTCGCTCTGGACAGGAAGCTGCAAGAAATCTGTCGGCAAAAAGACGTGCCGGTCATCGACGAATGA
- a CDS encoding pyridoxamine 5'-phosphate oxidase family protein, whose protein sequence is MRRKEFSVDYETEGRVEIESFLNEMTFGFLGTQAEGHPHITPLNYVYHEGTFYMHGSRIGQKMRDIAEREAVTFAVAKEYSIIPSYFSGAEIACPATAFFKSVVAYGRISEVTDLDQKCEAFSLFMKRLQPEGGYRPFSAEDPEYRKNLKGVAMLQIIPERLTAKFKFGQNQGERVWRLIAQNLKERNTPDSLQTFSEMERRCPFGH, encoded by the coding sequence ATGAGACGCAAAGAGTTTTCCGTGGATTATGAGACCGAAGGGCGGGTCGAGATTGAATCGTTCCTGAACGAGATGACCTTCGGCTTTCTCGGCACACAGGCGGAAGGGCATCCGCATATCACTCCTCTGAACTATGTGTATCACGAAGGCACGTTCTATATGCACGGCAGTCGGATCGGGCAGAAAATGCGTGATATCGCCGAAAGAGAGGCCGTAACCTTTGCCGTGGCAAAAGAATACAGCATCATTCCATCTTACTTCTCAGGCGCAGAGATCGCCTGCCCGGCCACTGCGTTCTTCAAATCGGTCGTCGCTTATGGCAGAATATCAGAGGTGACGGACCTCGATCAAAAGTGCGAGGCCTTCTCGCTCTTTATGAAACGTCTTCAGCCCGAAGGCGGATACCGGCCTTTTTCAGCGGAAGATCCCGAATATCGCAAGAATCTGAAAGGCGTTGCGATGCTTCAGATTATACCCGAGAGGTTAACGGCAAAGTTTAAATTCGGACAGAATCAGGGTGAAAGAGTCTGGAGGTTGATCGCGCAGAACCTCAAAGAACGCAACACTCCGGATTCGCTACAGACCTTTTCAGAGATGGAAAGACGCTGTCCCTTCGGTCATTGA
- the dusB gene encoding tRNA dihydrouridine synthase DusB yields MPVVDYSGISLAPMAGYSDMPFRRICRRFGSALSYTEFVSTDAVVRENVRTLQMLRFAEDERPVIFQIFGYDIDTIVEAALRLEVLRPDGIDLNLGCSVPKVAHKGSGAALLQNPEKIGVIIEAMVKRLRVPVSAKMRIGWSDTDQAVDIARRIEDAGASMLAVHGRTADQRYTGRADWSVIGAMREAVKIPLLGNGDIESRADAEEKMRRYGVDGVLIGRAAHGNPWIFRSAANPVTAQELSSVFAEHLQAMLDFHGEQGLFRFRKHAAQYGRHFAMTDAQRSQLLSAATTEEMTHVFAQVVNDRRDSVFPSLKRSVANPECCVL; encoded by the coding sequence ATGCCTGTAGTGGATTACTCCGGTATCAGTCTTGCTCCCATGGCCGGATATTCCGATATGCCGTTCCGGCGCATCTGCCGCCGCTTCGGATCAGCCCTTTCCTACACAGAGTTTGTCAGCACCGATGCCGTGGTTCGCGAGAACGTGCGCACTCTGCAGATGCTTCGCTTTGCCGAAGACGAGCGTCCTGTGATCTTCCAGATCTTCGGCTACGATATCGATACGATCGTCGAGGCCGCCTTGCGGCTTGAAGTTCTGCGGCCAGACGGCATCGATCTGAACCTCGGTTGTTCCGTTCCCAAGGTGGCTCATAAAGGCTCCGGAGCGGCCCTGCTACAGAACCCGGAAAAGATCGGCGTTATCATTGAGGCTATGGTGAAGCGGCTTCGCGTTCCTGTCAGCGCAAAGATGCGGATCGGCTGGAGCGATACCGACCAGGCCGTCGATATCGCCCGTCGCATTGAGGATGCAGGCGCTTCGATGCTTGCCGTTCACGGACGCACGGCAGATCAGCGTTATACGGGCAGGGCCGACTGGAGCGTCATCGGGGCGATGCGAGAGGCTGTTAAGATTCCGCTACTTGGGAATGGAGATATCGAATCCCGTGCCGACGCCGAAGAGAAGATGCGTCGCTACGGTGTGGATGGCGTCCTGATCGGTCGCGCAGCACATGGAAACCCCTGGATCTTCCGGTCCGCTGCAAATCCTGTAACGGCGCAGGAGTTAAGCAGTGTCTTTGCAGAGCACTTGCAGGCCATGCTGGACTTTCACGGAGAGCAGGGGCTCTTTCGTTTTCGCAAGCATGCGGCGCAATACGGGCGTCACTTCGCCATGACCGACGCACAGAGATCACAGCTTCTTTCTGCCGCTACTACCGAAGAGATGACGCATGTCTTCGCGCAAGTCGTCAATGACCGAAGGGACAGCGTCTTTCCATCTCTGAAAAGGTCTGTAGCGAATCCGGAGTGTTGCGTTCTTTGA
- a CDS encoding DUF1569 domain-containing protein, with the protein MNRRAFLLRTGGGVLAAVAGGLWLRRTTIPTPDIQAMLAELKGWRGRSVTTTGSWSPAQIFTHLAQSIEYSMTGYPEMKPALFQKTAGSAAFFVFSSLGKMKHNLADPIPGAPSLETSDTGSALDRLITALQSFHDFSGELRPHFAYGALSKAEYAAAHLMHIRDHQREFTVGG; encoded by the coding sequence ATGAATCGACGTGCATTTTTATTGCGAACTGGCGGCGGTGTTCTTGCTGCCGTTGCAGGCGGACTCTGGCTGCGACGCACAACGATACCGACGCCCGATATTCAGGCCATGCTTGCCGAGCTGAAAGGCTGGCGAGGGCGGTCCGTTACGACGACGGGCAGCTGGTCGCCGGCGCAGATATTCACACATCTGGCGCAGAGTATCGAGTATTCGATGACGGGTTATCCAGAGATGAAGCCGGCGCTGTTTCAGAAGACGGCAGGCTCGGCGGCCTTTTTCGTTTTCTCGTCGCTCGGGAAAATGAAGCACAATCTTGCCGATCCCATCCCCGGAGCTCCGTCTCTTGAAACGAGCGATACGGGCAGCGCCCTCGATCGACTGATCACCGCACTTCAATCGTTCCATGATTTCTCCGGAGAGCTGCGTCCGCATTTCGCCTATGGCGCATTGAGTAAGGCCGAATACGCTGCCGCACATCTCATGCATATACGGGACCATCAGCGCGAATTCACCGTCGGAGGATGA
- a CDS encoding thiolase family protein: MQSVYLVNGVRSAFGRFGGSLKEANESELLSAILSSAIERSGLSAADIEQHILGSVVPTSGQSAYLARHAALKAGISLRAAAHSVNRLCGSGMESVAQGASALLLGHAQAVVCSGLELMSKIPYYSNGTRWGVRMGHEPLEDALQAALTDTYAGINMGQTAENLARDFEISREEQDAWALRSQSRAEQAKAFLSGEILPLGVIVDGKEAEFKVDEGVRGASVEAKLPSMRPAFDPEGSVTAGNASGINDGASALVLASEEFVQKKGITPLAKIRSWAVAGCRPDRMGMGPSYALPIALQRAGLMLDDLEIVEINEAFAAQVLAVLRETPVPHEKVNLRGGAIALGHPLGASGNRLLLTLARQLHEDGKKIGAATLCIGGGQGIAMIIERV; the protein is encoded by the coding sequence ATGCAATCCGTGTATCTTGTCAACGGCGTACGGTCCGCTTTTGGCCGTTTTGGCGGCTCTTTAAAAGAAGCAAACGAAAGCGAGCTGCTTTCGGCCATCCTCTCCTCGGCCATCGAGCGTTCCGGTCTCTCTGCAGCCGATATCGAGCAGCATATTCTCGGCAGCGTAGTTCCGACCTCGGGGCAGAGCGCCTATCTGGCCCGACATGCGGCCCTCAAGGCGGGCATTTCCCTCCGCGCCGCCGCCCACAGCGTCAACCGCCTCTGCGGATCGGGCATGGAATCCGTCGCACAGGGAGCTTCGGCGTTGCTTCTCGGCCATGCACAGGCCGTCGTCTGCTCGGGTCTTGAACTCATGTCAAAGATCCCGTATTATTCCAATGGCACCCGCTGGGGCGTACGCATGGGCCACGAGCCTCTTGAAGACGCCCTGCAGGCCGCTCTAACAGACACCTATGCGGGCATCAACATGGGCCAGACGGCCGAGAACCTTGCCCGTGACTTCGAGATCAGTCGTGAAGAACAGGATGCCTGGGCGCTGCGCTCTCAGAGCCGGGCCGAACAGGCGAAGGCCTTCTTATCGGGCGAGATCCTTCCGCTCGGCGTCATCGTCGACGGAAAGGAAGCGGAATTCAAGGTCGACGAAGGCGTGCGCGGAGCGTCGGTGGAGGCAAAGCTGCCGTCGATGCGCCCGGCCTTTGATCCCGAAGGCAGCGTAACGGCCGGCAATGCCTCGGGCATCAACGACGGCGCCTCGGCGCTTGTTCTGGCATCCGAAGAATTCGTTCAGAAGAAGGGGATCACGCCTCTTGCAAAGATTCGCAGCTGGGCCGTCGCCGGATGTCGCCCCGATCGCATGGGCATGGGCCCGTCCTACGCTCTGCCGATCGCCTTACAGCGAGCCGGGCTCATGCTGGATGATCTGGAAATCGTCGAGATCAACGAAGCCTTCGCAGCGCAGGTGCTTGCCGTGCTGCGAGAGACTCCCGTTCCGCACGAGAAGGTGAACCTGCGCGGAGGGGCCATCGCACTCGGGCATCCGCTTGGCGCCTCGGGCAATCGCCTCCTGTTAACGCTTGCCCGTCAGCTGCACGAAGACGGCAAAAAGATCGGAGCCGCCACGCTCTGTATCGGCGGCGGTCAGGGCATAGCGATGATTATCGAACGCGTGTAG
- a CDS encoding PLP-dependent aminotransferase family protein, producing the protein MSFQIDWHLHRRQYATKQLALFHAIRERIVTGSSSTGEALPSTRDLARQYGLSRGTVTQVYEMLAADGYIRSESRQRTLVSYRSPTTEPVKGVDVVLSEWARRCRPHQPAERAEAKVHFYPGFTDQRIFPNREWQRSISRSLRQPSQRVLHPAGHPDLRERLAAHLRYHRNIQATAENTVIVNGSTQAIALIALMLLEKGDRAIMEDPGFGGTHSAILAAGGRAVRAPVDEHGIDLSALSGIERRARLAFVTPTHQFPTGVVLSFERRRQLLDWAERQAAIIIEDDYDSEFRRSGKPLEPLRSLSPGRVVYMGTFSRTMSLSLRLGYVVLPDSLIEPFLRAKAVFETYSTAWMEQAALADFMGSGAYERHLRRMTRIYRQRHDTLLQLFEEHLPGAFVWTASDAGLHLFGRWQYGRQRFNRFEKQCAAAGIGFTSADRFYESKSPPSALFAFAHLNPEEAAPAIERMGRILKRLQ; encoded by the coding sequence ATGAGCTTTCAGATCGACTGGCACCTTCATCGGCGGCAGTATGCAACGAAGCAGCTTGCACTCTTTCATGCCATCCGGGAGCGCATCGTCACGGGATCGTCCTCTACCGGTGAGGCTTTGCCGTCGACGCGCGATCTGGCGCGACAGTACGGTCTTTCGCGGGGTACGGTGACGCAGGTCTATGAAATGCTCGCAGCGGACGGCTATATCCGTTCAGAGAGCAGACAGAGAACGCTCGTCAGCTATCGGTCGCCGACGACCGAGCCGGTTAAGGGAGTTGATGTTGTGTTATCCGAATGGGCACGCCGGTGTCGCCCACATCAGCCCGCAGAGCGAGCCGAAGCGAAAGTGCATTTTTATCCGGGCTTTACAGATCAGCGCATCTTTCCAAACAGAGAGTGGCAACGTTCTATCTCGCGATCGTTGCGCCAGCCGTCACAGCGAGTGCTTCATCCGGCGGGGCATCCTGATCTGCGAGAGCGGCTTGCGGCGCATCTTCGCTATCACCGGAATATCCAGGCTACGGCTGAGAATACCGTCATTGTGAACGGCTCGACGCAAGCCATCGCGCTTATAGCGCTGATGCTGCTTGAAAAGGGAGATAGGGCCATCATGGAAGATCCGGGGTTTGGTGGTACGCACAGCGCTATTCTTGCCGCTGGCGGCCGGGCGGTTCGCGCTCCGGTCGATGAGCACGGCATTGATCTGTCAGCGCTTTCCGGCATAGAACGCCGGGCCCGGCTTGCCTTTGTGACGCCAACGCATCAGTTCCCCACGGGAGTTGTTCTGAGCTTTGAGCGCCGACGCCAGTTGCTCGATTGGGCGGAACGACAGGCAGCGATTATTATCGAAGATGACTACGATAGCGAATTCCGCCGTTCGGGTAAGCCGCTTGAGCCTTTACGCTCGCTCAGCCCTGGCCGCGTCGTTTATATGGGAACGTTTTCGCGAACGATGTCGCTCTCCCTGCGTCTCGGTTACGTCGTACTGCCGGATTCCTTGATAGAGCCTTTTCTTCGGGCAAAGGCCGTGTTTGAAACGTATTCAACGGCATGGATGGAGCAAGCGGCGCTTGCTGACTTCATGGGCTCCGGTGCGTACGAAAGGCATCTGCGACGCATGACGCGCATCTACAGGCAGAGGCATGATACACTGCTACAGCTTTTCGAAGAACATCTGCCTGGCGCCTTCGTCTGGACGGCCTCAGATGCCGGGTTGCATCTTTTCGGTCGATGGCAATACGGGCGACAGAGGTTTAACCGATTCGAGAAGCAATGCGCGGCTGCCGGCATAGGATTCACGAGTGCCGATCGTTTTTATGAATCGAAGTCGCCGCCGTCAGCGTTATTTGCCTTCGCGCACCTGAATCCCGAAGAAGCCGCTCCGGCAATAGAGCGTATGGGTAGGATTCTGAAACGATTGCAGTAG
- a CDS encoding type II toxin-antitoxin system Phd/YefM family antitoxin, producing the protein MAGRTEYSSLEARVHLSEILRQVEEGEEITITRRGKPVAIIVSFPEAKPGGYHRILDRFRAIRKEIEKDGPVHVKDLINEGRDV; encoded by the coding sequence ATGGCCGGACGAACAGAATACTCATCGCTCGAAGCCAGAGTCCATCTTTCCGAAATCCTGCGGCAGGTTGAAGAAGGAGAAGAGATCACTATCACCCGCAGGGGAAAACCCGTCGCCATCATCGTGTCCTTTCCTGAAGCAAAACCGGGAGGATACCATCGCATCCTCGACAGGTTCCGAGCTATACGCAAAGAGATCGAGAAGGACGGGCCGGTGCACGTTAAAGATCTCATCAATGAAGGCCGGGACGTGTGA
- a CDS encoding ParA family protein — protein sequence MADSCKVISIINYKGGVGKTTIALQLAAGLASLHQKRVLMLDLDPQCSLSVSVLPEEAWIDHIENRGSIRSILWSYYEGNVRLEKDWIAEKALHAGEGQLDLVPCHLDLPDYEMRLVSERPPQAADTAEFEKSRHRLLRDAIEPYRKDYDFIICDCPPNIYFVSRSAMLASDYYLVPTIPDFISCYGIPFIENHIQTLLHDLLPEKERARNLGIIRNRVRRSGSKLVNEHDRQSRQIREMYPDLLFDACIQDRIGVSELMGQRKNIFADTTHRLQPIREELQDFVSEAIMRMNRLES from the coding sequence ATGGCCGATTCCTGCAAAGTAATCTCGATCATCAACTACAAGGGCGGCGTCGGTAAGACGACGATTGCCCTGCAGCTGGCCGCCGGACTGGCCTCGCTGCATCAGAAGCGTGTGTTGATGCTCGATCTGGATCCGCAGTGCTCGCTGTCGGTATCTGTTCTGCCCGAAGAGGCCTGGATCGATCATATCGAGAACCGCGGATCAATCCGATCGATACTGTGGAGCTACTACGAGGGCAACGTCCGTCTCGAAAAGGACTGGATCGCCGAGAAGGCCCTGCATGCCGGCGAAGGGCAGCTGGATCTTGTTCCCTGCCATCTTGATCTGCCCGATTATGAGATGCGACTCGTTTCAGAGCGACCGCCACAGGCCGCCGATACCGCTGAGTTCGAAAAGAGCCGGCATCGCCTGCTGCGAGATGCCATCGAGCCTTACAGAAAGGACTACGACTTTATCATCTGCGATTGTCCGCCCAATATCTATTTCGTTTCGCGAAGCGCCATGCTCGCAAGCGACTACTACCTTGTGCCGACGATCCCCGATTTCATATCGTGTTACGGCATCCCCTTCATCGAGAATCACATTCAAACGCTTCTGCACGACCTGCTGCCCGAAAAGGAGCGCGCCCGCAACCTCGGCATCATCCGCAACCGCGTGCGACGCAGCGGATCAAAGCTTGTGAACGAACACGACCGACAGAGCCGGCAGATACGGGAGATGTATCCTGATCTGCTCTTTGATGCCTGCATTCAGGATCGTATCGGCGTGTCAGAGCTCATGGGGCAGCGTAAGAATATCTTCGCCGACACCACGCATCGTCTGCAGCCCATACGGGAAGAGCTACAGGATTTCGTCAGCGAGGCGATCATGCGTATGAATCGCCTCGAAAGCTAA
- a CDS encoding arginine--tRNA ligase, with amino-acid sequence MILRDLIRDLFSAALSDLAAQPVQARVENARDERFGDFACTSAMDNRLRELCGVKNPREMATKIIERLQALSVGDIAKKAGVRAATIDDIFSKVEIAGPGFINVMLQNDFLYAFTVTANAEAASYGRSQVEEPRNIVFEFVSANPTGPLNVVSARSAALGDSCCNLLEAVGEKVSREYYVNDYGNQVTLLGVSCLFRTLEQEGIPVKFAVKSESGAVHPDGPGLPFPAEAYHGEYLKEIVETIKGGIVIPVKEMDRLRDLAHGNLKESDLSTKVFNDDLEGIAALFGKAAVDQFLSMQQADLESFRVRFDQFFRESSLHESGAVLKAAEDLKAYVYDDGGKKVFRSTDFGDDKDRVIVREDGRPTYLLADIAYHHTKIQRGFSHIFDIWGPDHHGYIARLAGAVKALGYPEDRFRVLIAQQVNLLENGQPVVMSKRTGKIITLRELIDEIPLDVVRYFFIMRSFEAHLDFDLAEARDTSEKNPYYYVAYAHARIRSIVQKAVERGVYAGSIPEKAPGDLEWSEERRRLLLLIARFPEEVREAALSFEPHRLIVFLYQTASALSRFYGLRENKIIDLDASTASTLLAVLQGVAVCLKRGLGLLGMEAPDRMDRAAEVDTE; translated from the coding sequence ATGATTCTGCGTGACCTTATCCGTGATCTCTTCAGCGCCGCTCTGAGCGACCTTGCCGCACAACCCGTGCAGGCTCGTGTCGAGAATGCTCGCGATGAACGCTTCGGCGACTTTGCCTGCACCTCGGCGATGGATAACCGACTGCGTGAGCTCTGCGGCGTCAAGAATCCGCGTGAGATGGCGACGAAGATCATCGAACGTCTGCAGGCCCTTTCGGTCGGCGACATCGCAAAGAAAGCAGGCGTTCGGGCGGCGACGATCGACGACATCTTCTCTAAAGTGGAGATTGCAGGCCCCGGTTTTATCAACGTCATGCTTCAGAACGACTTTCTCTATGCCTTTACGGTAACGGCCAACGCTGAGGCCGCAAGCTACGGAAGAAGTCAGGTCGAAGAGCCTCGCAACATCGTCTTTGAATTCGTCTCGGCGAATCCGACCGGGCCGTTGAACGTCGTCTCGGCGCGCTCGGCTGCACTCGGCGACTCCTGCTGCAATCTGCTTGAGGCGGTCGGCGAGAAGGTATCGCGCGAATACTACGTGAACGACTACGGCAATCAGGTAACGCTTCTTGGCGTAAGCTGCCTCTTTCGCACGCTCGAACAGGAAGGCATTCCGGTAAAGTTCGCCGTGAAAAGCGAAAGCGGCGCCGTGCATCCGGATGGGCCGGGGCTTCCTTTTCCCGCCGAGGCCTATCATGGCGAGTATCTGAAAGAGATCGTCGAGACGATTAAAGGCGGTATCGTCATTCCCGTAAAAGAGATGGATCGACTGCGCGATCTCGCCCATGGCAATCTCAAAGAAAGCGATCTTTCGACGAAGGTTTTCAACGACGACCTTGAAGGCATCGCCGCCCTTTTCGGCAAGGCAGCCGTCGATCAATTCCTGTCGATGCAGCAGGCCGATCTTGAGAGCTTTCGCGTTCGATTCGATCAGTTCTTTCGCGAGAGTTCTCTGCATGAGAGCGGAGCGGTTCTAAAAGCGGCCGAGGATCTGAAGGCATACGTCTATGATGACGGCGGCAAGAAGGTCTTTCGCAGCACGGATTTCGGCGACGACAAGGATCGCGTCATCGTGCGCGAAGACGGCCGGCCCACGTATCTGCTCGCCGACATCGCCTATCATCATACGAAGATCCAGCGCGGATTCTCACATATCTTCGACATCTGGGGCCCCGACCATCACGGCTACATCGCCCGCCTTGCCGGAGCGGTGAAGGCCCTCGGTTATCCCGAGGATCGCTTTCGCGTCTTGATCGCGCAGCAGGTTAACCTTCTTGAAAACGGACAGCCCGTCGTGATGAGCAAGCGTACGGGCAAGATCATCACGCTGCGAGAGCTGATCGACGAGATTCCGCTTGATGTGGTGCGCTACTTCTTCATCATGCGCTCGTTTGAGGCCCATCTGGATTTCGATCTGGCCGAGGCCCGCGATACGTCCGAGAAGAATCCTTATTACTACGTCGCCTATGCCCATGCGCGCATCCGCTCTATCGTGCAGAAGGCCGTCGAGCGAGGGGTTTATGCAGGCTCGATTCCCGAAAAGGCGCCTGGTGATCTTGAGTGGAGCGAGGAGAGACGTCGCCTGCTCCTTTTAATCGCCCGCTTTCCCGAAGAGGTGCGCGAGGCGGCGCTGAGCTTCGAACCGCATCGTCTGATCGTATTCCTCTATCAGACGGCCAGCGCGCTCTCTCGATTCTACGGGCTGCGCGAGAATAAGATCATCGATCTCGATGCATCGACGGCATCCACGCTTCTTGCCGTTTTGCAAGGAGTGGCCGTCTGCCTGAAGCGCGGACTCGGCCTTCTGGGAATGGAAGCGCCCGATCGCATGGATCGGGCGGCAGAAGTCGATACAGAATAA
- a CDS encoding flagellar filament outer layer protein FlaA: MNLKLFQFSILFSVLAAPTMVFAQAQPQPAPADTNQAQQMPLLQIDLENFEEAEDWVARSTSPLGETKTLKLVQRGEIRATDDENMRPPQGEALSVDVNPDAPNHILGVKTYFDDRGFDRVEVKPPHEFVLKGKARQFSIWVLGRNYRHTMYVRVRDYRGKTHNIRLGRLDFFGWRKFTVAVPGWVPQSTRFSLLDKNLHFVSFFVTSDVHEVPGEFYFYVDGLKVLVDQSEQVYPGSEIKDNW, from the coding sequence ATGAATCTCAAGTTATTTCAATTTTCGATCCTTTTTTCCGTCCTGGCGGCGCCGACCATGGTGTTCGCTCAGGCTCAGCCCCAGCCGGCCCCTGCCGATACCAATCAGGCGCAGCAGATGCCCCTTCTTCAGATTGATCTGGAGAATTTCGAAGAGGCCGAGGACTGGGTTGCTCGCTCTACCTCTCCGCTTGGAGAAACAAAGACGCTGAAGCTCGTTCAGCGCGGCGAAATCCGCGCGACCGACGACGAGAACATGCGTCCGCCGCAGGGCGAGGCTCTCTCTGTAGACGTAAACCCCGACGCTCCGAACCACATCCTCGGCGTGAAGACCTACTTCGACGACCGCGGCTTCGACCGTGTCGAGGTGAAACCTCCGCATGAATTCGTTCTGAAAGGAAAGGCCCGTCAGTTCTCGATCTGGGTACTCGGTCGTAACTATCGTCATACCATGTATGTTCGCGTTCGCGACTATCGCGGCAAGACGCATAACATCCGACTCGGTCGGCTGGATTTCTTCGGATGGAGGAAGTTCACCGTCGCCGTTCCGGGATGGGTGCCGCAGAGTACGCGATTCTCGCTTCTTGATAAGAACCTTCACTTCGTCAGCTTCTTTGTAACGAGCGACGTTCACGAGGTTCCCGGCGAGTTCTACTTCTACGTAGACGGCCTCAAGGTTCTCGTCGACCAGTCCGAGCAGGTATATCCGGGCTCGGAGATCAAAGACAACTGGTAA